From the genome of Bombyx mori chromosome 16, ASM3026992v2, one region includes:
- the LOC101737731 gene encoding uncharacterized protein LOC101737731 isoform X1: protein MPPLILEDVSLGRKHKQFNKLVKDAANTSLDAINTDESDLDNLLKIEIACTTRKAEYILEVFKCKDMLYISKAIKHSTWLIKDKQYSHFINPTYLHNELFPNMLKQGINKLMLHIRLNLKDEIRVEEFYHYVKDRQPQDAYKWLQNCSLGFIETVIKEESNDLPVHILKRLCEKSFSILKIFNETTGRFYGSTMSKTLFLIKKEPEKFLDLLENVQYYRLPAFGPKYTKILMEKCPQRILDNFPKFAKCVDCECFSKYLKPDEIQSFLLKHVKNDELDFIYTYNNLIHFIKRMPQKGRFEFIQKIFIDKDLKEELGDCDRLGVAMSSKQSNSVQNSYVWYKFAPFDVAFVEIKKLIRAESSPIERNSMMIVLLKCAGNNLNDIRTVLQYYHDKHINEPFKFKIQFVNTAISNIKAIKNHETWSLLNTLFHSMEVYVESENNVQKCIEIIIVHNVMVGETNQEIVIKKFSFNTMKSFAKILNQEEKTKLFSFLYDHLQTQLTSQEINDKTSLVDNIGIIKNILILIKDWKKHISDFPFVWNKIQELMRIKKDNSWDVDFSFVYNLNKAWRRHMFKESIALSPTEIVFINALKHDPNLLVLYNNDIKTLCEKETMSLRMFLSKLRTYWPQNLAIAWKEYYFERLENSSVHKFLIQNLISLLSQKELLSILEKYAPREKKINWSEENERLLSIRKNIAKLMHMSRPLLPIEVVLLYAKGDYLQFTVPSLTSILQNSSQNQTKMDIPLFMNAPVSLQKIGINFAFNKLQSKELKPLLSDLWMSTKNSSIRAVLFKLTFDGLCKEKNDAEAEELWKILESFIENLSSEENKNIYNMLGKIKTVPLSIRGSYYMRSYILLKSLPPKANCQYLLDRIIDYAPEVMDLLESDFVEEILIKPMTETLNTTKCEYFSVIASYLLQCKDIAEQNERFERILSPLLDNYLPRYHEEHEQKRYVRCNIEKLLESLTLNVKDTILKKKNVIPLKMFKDILIKLENSLSMVENYQTFTAWKLTLAFIQVTHANEKLLPAFEPGNLDDSVHEKLWEKFIFDISVPLAKEIIDILNENVKAYSLAIVTLFGETFEEFLRNICYYNRNDLLKYILQSSESEGTYIFVTHSFIPFTGTDEDKEKLKNIKELIKLHPSPIVQIHYHNKLDNSRIESF, encoded by the coding sequence ATGCCACCTTTAATATTAGAAGATGTGAGCTTAGGGCGAAAACATAAGCAATTTAACAAATTAGTCAAAGATGCAGCTAACACATCATTAGATGCAATCAATACTGATGAGAGTGACCTtgataatttgttaaaaatagaGATAGCTTGCACAACCAGGAAAGCAGAGTATATACTAGAAGTCTTTAAATGTAAAGATATGCTATATATCTCCAAAGCTATTAAGCACAGCACATGGTTAATAAAGGACAAACAATACTCTCATTTCATAAACCCAACATACCTTCATAATGAATTGTTCCCAAATATGTTGAAACAAGGCATAAACAAACTCATGTTACATATAAGACTAAATTTAAAAGATGAAATAAGGGTTGAAGAATTTTATCATTATGTCAAAGATAGACAACCTCAAGATGCTTACAAATGGTTACAAAACTGTTCTCTAGGCTTCATAGAAACAGTAATCAAAGAAGAAAGCAATGACTTGCCAGTGCATATTCTCAAGCGTTTGTGCGAAAAgtcattttcaatattaaagatatttaatGAGACAACTGGACGTTTCTATGGTTCTACGATGTCGAAAAcattatttctaataaaaaaagaaccagAGAAATTTTTAGATTTGCTTGAAAATGTTCAATATTACCGGCTTCCAGCTTTTGGGCCAAAATATACTAAGATTCTTATGGAAAAATGTCCACAACGAATATTAGATAATTTTCCAAAATTCGCAAAATGTGTAGACTGTGAatgtttttcaaaatatttaaaaccggATGAAATACAAagctttttattaaaacatgtCAAGAATGATGAACTTGATTTCATATACACATATAATAATTTGATACACTTTATAAAACGCATGCCTCAAAAAGGTAGATTTGAATTTATACAGAAAATTTTCATTGATAAAGACCTTAAAGAAGAGCTCGGCGATTGTGACCGATTAGGTGTTGCGATGAGTTCTAAGCAGTCCAACAGTGTTCAAAATTCTTATGTTTGGTATAAATTTGCACCATTTGATGTGGCCTTTGTAGAGATAAAGAAACTCATACGTGCTGAATCATCACCCATAGAAAGAAACTCTATGATGATTGTTTTGCTTAAGTGTGCTGGAAATAACTTGAATGATATAAGAACAGTTCTCCAGTATTATCATGACAAACATATTAATGAACCTTTTAAATTTAAGATACAATTTGTAAACACTGCTATTTCAAATATCAAAGCTATTAAAAATCATGAAACTTGGTCCCTCCTAAATACACTCTTTCATAGTATGGAAGTATATGTTGAATCTGAAAATAATGTGCAAAAatgtattgaaattattattgttcataATGTTATGGTTGGTGAAACAAATCaagaaattgtaattaaaaagttttctttcaaTACAATGAAATCGTTTGCAAAGATACTAAATCaagaagagaaaacaaaattgtttagttTTCTATATGATCACTTACAAACACAATTAACTAGTCaagaaataaatgataaaacatCTCTTGTAGATAATAttggaataataaaaaatattctgatATTAATTAAAGATTGGAAAAAACACATATCTGACTTTCCCTTTGTTTGGAATAAAATTCAAGAACTCATGAGAATTAAAAAAGATAACTCCTGGGATGTAGACTTTTCATTTGTGTATAATTTAAACAAAGCCTGGAGACGACACATGTTTAAGGAATCTATTGCCCTTTCTCCTACTGAAATAGTATTTATAAATGCTTTGAAACATGATCCAAATTTATTGGTTCTATACAACAATGACATAAAGACTTTGTGTGAAAAGGAAACAATGTCATTGAGAATGTTTCTCAGTAAATTGCGTACATATTGGCCGCAAAATCTTGCTATTGCATGGAAAGAATATTACTTTGAACGCCTCGAAAATTCGAGTGTTCATAAATTTCTCATTCAAAATCTTATTTCATTACTTTCACAAAAGGAATTGTTGAGCATACTGGAAAAATATGCcccaagagaaaaaaaaattaactggaGTGAAGAGAATGAGCGTTTACTTAGTATTCGTAAAAATATAGCAAAACTCATGCACATGTCCAGACCGCTTCTCCCTATAGAAGTTGTATTACTTTATGCCAAAGGAGACTATTTGCAGTTCACTGTTCCATCTTTAACATCTATATTACAAAACTCCAGCCAAAATCAAACTAAAATGGATATTCCTTTGTTTATGAATGCACCAGTGTCTTTACAAAAAATTGGTATTAATTTTGCTTTTAACAAACTTCAGTCTAAAGAACTAAAACCATTGTTGTCAGATTTGTGGATGTCCACAAAAAATTCAAGCATACGCGCTGTTCTTTTTAAGCTAACATTTGATGGAttgtgtaaagaaaaaaatgatgcCGAAGCTGAAGAACTTTGGAAAATTTTAGAATCTTTTATTGAAAATCTATCCagtgaagaaaataaaaacatttacaataTGTTGGGTAAAATTAAAACGGTGCCATTATCCATAAGGGGAAGTTATTATATGAGAAGTTACATTTTACTGAAATCATTACCTCCAAAAGCTAATTGTCAATATCTATTGGATAGGATTATAGATTATGCTCCTGAAGTCATGGATTTGTTAGAAAGCGATTTCGTGGAGGAGATTTTGATTAAACCTATGACAGAAACTCTTAACACCACAAAATGTGAATATTTTTCTGTAATCGCATCTTATTTACTTCAATGTAAAGACATTGCCGAACAAAATGAACGATTTGAACGAATTCTATCACCATTACTCGATAACTATTTACCGAGATATCACGAGGAACATGAACAAAAAAGATATGTTCGATGTAACATTGAAAAACTGCTTGAATCATTAACGTTAAACGTGAAAGATACGATTTTGAAAAAGAAGAATGTAATCCCATTGAAAATGTTcaaagatattttaattaagctTGAAAATTCACTTTCAATGGTAGAGAATTATCAAACTTTTACTGCTTGGAAACTGACATTAGCATTTATACAAGTAACTCATGCAAATGAAAAATTATTGCCTGCTTTTGAACCTGGTAATCTAGATGACAGCGTGCATGAAAAGTTATgggaaaaatttatttttgatatatcAGTGCCATTAGCCAAAGAAATTATAGATATTCTAAACGAAAATGTGAAAGCATATTCACTGGCTATAGTCACGTTATTTGGCGAGACTTTCGAAGAATTCTTAAGAAACATCTGTTACTATAACAGAAATGACTTGTTAAAATATATTCTTCAGTCCAGTGAATCGGAAGGTACCTACATTTTTGTGACACATTCATTTATTCCATTTACAGGTACAGATGAGGACAAAGAGAAACTTAAAAATATCAAAGAACTTATAAAATTACATCCATCACCTATCGTACAAATCCATTATCATAATAAGCTTGACAACTCACGTATAGAATCGTtttaa
- the LOC101737731 gene encoding uncharacterized protein LOC101737731 isoform X2 → MILCSDNKRFYYCRFPTNEIQRKKWITAVRLERNETNWTPCKNSTICSIHFQKEDMYALENGSRVRLKKSALPICTMVTPLNVHSNDFLEPSSTTCTTNLQKESSVPREDVKNKANLRELHSPNCSNIEQRKRKLEKTTDKVNICNKMHEKNNKEHDLEEPGCSYMEEKKIKKVECPNCEHKFYIANEILENKASLSASEKLKPSCSTPISVPSPEIESAFNSPQHQKLKKELDLKKNLANKRLFKIKILQRQNKRQKKKILSMKYFIENLKKNGFGHSNLHTALSGFSGVSYVCCKKAK, encoded by the exons ATGATATTATGCAGCGATAACAAAAGATTTTATTACTGCAGATTTCCGACAAATGAAATTCAACGTAAAAAATGGATAACCGCAGTACGTTTGGaaagaaatgaaacaaattGGACGCCTTGCAAAAATAGCACAATATGCAGCATACACTTTCAAAAAGAGGACATGTACGCACTTGAAAATGGAAGTCGTGTGCGATTAAAAAAATCTGCGTTGCCCATTTGCACT atGGTTACTCCATTGAATGTACACTCAAATGACTTTTTGGAACCTTCATCTACCACGTGTACAACAAATTTGCag AAAGAGTCCTCAGTGCCACGGGAAGATGTAAAAAATAAAGCTAATTTAAGGGAATTACATTCACCTAATTGTAGTAATATAGAACAAAGAAAAAGGAAATTG gaGAAAACAACtgataaagtaaatatttgCAACAAAAtgcatgaaaaaaataataaagaacatGACCTTGAAGAGCCTGGTTGCAGCTACATGgaagaaaaaaagattaaaaag GTAGAATGTCCGAATTGTgaacataaattttatatcgCGAATGAAATTTTGGAGAACAAAGCCAGTCTGTCGGCCTCAGAAAAATTAAAACCTTCATGCAGCACTCCGATAAGTGTACCTTCGCCTGAAATTGAATCTGCTTTTAATAGTCCTCAACaccaaaaactaaaaaaagaacTAGATTTAAAGAAGAATCTCGCGAATAAACGATTATTTAAGATAAAGATATTACAGCGGCAAaataaaaggcaaaaaaaaaagattttatcgaTGAAATACTTTattgagaatttaaaaaaaaatgggtttGGGCATTCAAATTTACATACAGCGCTCAGTGGGTTCTCTGGAGTATCGTACGTATGCTGCAAAAAAGctaaataa